The Mercurialis annua linkage group LG7, ddMerAnnu1.2, whole genome shotgun sequence genome includes the window ATGGAAAATTCCTTTATGGAGAATCCATGTACCCAGGAAACCGATTGTCGAATACTGAAAGAGAACTCGAACTAGTGTATGTAACTGGTGGTGATACAGGAAGTGAATTTTGCTTCAGAGGTTCTCTCCCAAAGGAAAAAGTACGCGGGAAAATGGTGGTTTGCGATAGAGGTGTCAACGGTAGGGCAGAAAAGGGTCAAGCTGTGAAGGAAGCTGGTGGAGCTGCAATGATCTTAACCAATACGGAAATCAATCTTGAGGAAGATTCGGTTGATGTCCATGTCTTGCCTGCAACATTAATTGGTTACGCAGAAGCACTGCGCTTGAAAACTTACATAAACACAACAAGTAAACCAAAGGCTCAAATCATATTTGGAGGAACTGTCATTGGAAAATCCAAGGCACCAGCAATAGCTCAGTTTTCAGGTAGAGGGCCAAGTTTAACCAACCCTTCGATCCTTAAGCCAGATGTAATTGCACCTGGAGTAAACATCATAGCAGCTTGGCCTCAAAACTTAGGCCCTACTGGTCTTCCGGACGATCCCAGAAGGGTAAACTTTACAGTCATGTCAGGAACATCCATGGCTTGTCCCCATGTCAGCGGCATCGCTGCCCTGATACGTTCATCTCATCCCAGATGGACCCCAGCCGCAGTTAAATCTGCAATAATGACAACTGCAGAAGTAACAGATCATTCAGGACAGCCGATAATGGACGGTAACAAACCAGCAGGACTTTTCGCAATAGGATCTGGGCATGTAAACCCAGAAAGAGCCATCAACCCGGGTTTGATATACGATATCAGGCCAGATGAGTATGTTACTCACCTATGCACTCTAGGATACACAAAATCAGAAATTTTCACCATCACTCACAGGAATGTGAGTTGCAGAGAACTATTGCATATGAATAAGGGTTTCAGCCTCAATTACCCTTCCATTTCAGTAATGTTCAAGCATGGAATGACAACTAAGACGATCAAAAGGCGAGTAACAAATGTGGGGAGCGCTAACTCCATCTACTCGGTGGAAGTAACAGCTCCTGAGGGAGTCAGAGTGAGAGTAAAACCACAAAGACTGGTTTTCAAGCATAGCAATCATAGTTTGAGTTATAAAGTATGGTTCATATCAAAGAAAACAACGAGAAAGGATAAAATAAGCTATACACAAGGTCATTTAACATGGGTGCTcaatcaaaatcattttcataGAGTTAGAAGCCCAATTTCTGTAACTTGGAAGTATAAGTAGCCGACGCATACTAGTGGCTGTGAACCATATGGTTTAGCATCAGAAGATTTTACCTTTAGATAGAGGGTAGAATTGTACTGGATGTATACGTTTTTCTTTCTCATATTAAATTTCCAGTTTAAGATGGTTGAATTCAGAGATCAATGATACATTAATTCAAAGGGAATAAAGATTTTACTTCTGTTTCCCTCTGACTAAAGAGAGCCATGCATGAATGTCATGCAGAAATAAGAGCAGATCATCATTGTCTTCGCACAAACAGTTTGCAGCCAAATCATAGTAGAGTTTCCAATAGAGGGATGTGACAAGAAAGAAAATCAATGATACCACATCAGACCAACCAACTGAATATAAAGCTAACTACTTAACCGATTCATTCTCCACTAAATGGAACGAGGTACTAACATTTATATCTAGAAAACCGAATGAAATCAACAAGCTAACAAGCTAGTAAATGCAAACCAATTAATGAGAAAAAAAGTGATAAATTGCAAGAAGAAACATGTTACTATAATGTTATATGACGTGACCCATTGAGCCATCTTGACTCTAAATGTTAAACGGCGGAATTGTAAATCACGAAAAGCCGCAGAACTTGTTAAAGAGATGGAAGGAATAAGGTAACTCTGAGTTGTGAGTTCAACCAAACCTACATGAACATCAAACAATATGTTCTCGGACTAATTTACATTAAAACAAATTGTTAAATGCAAAACAGATGGAAAGGATATACATTGCCTCAACTTTTGACGAATTGTAAGCCATTTGCATTAGCATATCGCTCCATGAACCTCATGAATCTGTCCCAATCTCGTGGAGTACGCATGATATACTTTGCCTCAATTCTGGCTGGCTTTCCATTAACAAATTTAGCACTAACATCAACTGATTGGAGAACACCTTCTTCGTCAATCATGAACAAACCAGTTATATCGCCGAGTTCACCAGAAGAGTCAAAAACAGAAGGCTCTTCGAAGACAAAAATGGCCATACCATTCGTCCCATCCTTTGACTTGGTTAGCTTTATGTCCGGTACCGTCTGTTCATCAGTCCCTAGGATGAATTGAATTGATGGTTTGGTCATCATTGTAATAAGTCTCGAGGTTTTCTTCCTAATCGAACTCAACTGCGGATGAGGCAGGCGCAAAGATTGGCCATTAAACGAGGATCGTGTACTACTACGATGGACAGCACATGTAACTGAGCCTACAAAACAAGATAGATTTCATTTGTATCAGTAAGCACTAGCAGTTTAGGACAAGGAACCACAATCTATCAACATGTTTCCTTAACACAGCAGCTGCTATGTTGCTTAATTACAGAATGCGTAGCTGAAATTAGAACCTTTTTTTATTGACATAGACTATAACATAGAGTTTCAGAGTTTAAGGGTTTGCTGAAATGGAAACTGAAGTGAACACTTCAACATAAGACTGAAAAATTCCAGCAAACACCAATCACATTGCCAAAAGATTTATACTCCTATTCAATGCACCAATAACATACATTATTCCACCAAACACCATTTTCCAAACATTAAACTAAGCAAACTtacataattgaaataaaaaaatgaaacaactTTCTTTAGTTTGccttaaaaaagattaaaacttTAACATTGGAACTGAAGTGAGTTAAAATGATATACACTAAAATGTGAAAAATAACatcaaattttctaaaaattgaAGCACTTGGATAAATTAGAGTGCACCTGGGAAAGAACATGGTTGGTGCAAGTAATGTGAAACAGGAGAGGCTAATGCAAGAGATTGCAGAGTTGCCATAATTTTGAGTAGAGTAAAGATATTGAAGAGACAATGAAGGAATTTGTGTGAAATATAAGGAGGGTGGTGATGATAAATGGTGTGGTACTTAGACAGCCATtcattttggaatattttttatttcatcatTGCTACTTAGCCACTGTCTGAAATATGCATACTTGGAAAATTATACATTTGACACGTGGCAGGTTTGGTTGTAGCTTGAACTGGACCTTGCTATTTATCAGTTTTTGTTCTGGGccagaacttttttttttcaaatttgtgAGCTTATATTGAAGCTTTGGCAGAGCTAAAAGATGAGTTTAAAATAATAGAGAAAATTATATGCAATAATTACTTTTGAGGCGAAATTTACTCTAATACAAAGACTTAACTTTCGGAGGGTCAACGCGCCCATTGAACTTGTGATGTAGGATCATTCAAtccaatttttatttgtttgagcAATCAACCGCAAAATTcatcatttttgggtcaaataaccatataatttatatttttattgcaagAAATAagtttagaataattttatcgcaacaattagaaaactttttaatttctatttcgcatttctcacctccgatttgtattttatgcaATAAAGAGTTTTGGGTTAGTTGATCAAATAAGTAAAAACTGGGTTAAATGACCCTGTGTCGTTATAGTTGCAGAGTCGATATTCCTTGGAGATTCAAAATTATCGAAGATATTAAGAGAACATTGTCTCCTCGTCCGCTAGCAGGGGCGGAACTAGGGAGGGtcgaggagggtcggccgaccctccttgccggaaaaaaaagaaaaaaaatagatttttggAATATATTTTTCTGTAGGGGCGGTTTTTCCTCTGTAGGGGCGGTTAAAACCGCCCCTACTACTGCAAATTTGAACTGTTTTACGgtcgtttaattttttttaaatagctgAACGTAAAAATTTCGACCCTCTCAAGTTGGAGTCCTGGTTTCACCACTGTCCGCTAGAATTGTTTGGTGAGacatttattgataattttctGAAGTTAAAGCCTACGTTTAAATCAGTCTCAGTTGttgtattcatttttttatgtgAAGTGAAGCATCCGAATAATAGTGAGTTGTGGTTTAAGATATCGGGTTATAAGCTTCAATTTAGCATAGAGGAGTTCGTTGTGATTTATCAGTTTGAACTGCTTAGGAGATTGTAATACGCTTCACTCTACTTTAAGGAATAAGTTAGTTAAAACGCATTTtcctaataattttattactaaGAGGGTCTAGGTGTTGTGTTTTTGAATACGGGTTTTAAGAGTGATCAAAATGTTGTTAAGCTAGCAGTTATCTATATGTTTAAGTGATTTGTATGCTTTAATAAATCAAATTCTCAGTCAGTTAGTAGTTTCTCTTGGTTATGGTTGATAGTGGAAATTTTCCTTGGATATTTTGGTGTATCAATATACTATTGTTGCCATAAAGCCTATATTGTATTATAAGCTTAATGGATTCCCGCTGGCATTACAG containing:
- the LOC126655662 gene encoding subtilisin-like protease SBT1.2, producing MEARTCFFFSVLFVGFVFLDANASLQTYIVQLHPHGETSASFSSKFHWHLSFLEQTVSSEEDFSCRLLYSYRSAMEGFAAQLSESEVELLQRMPDVIAIRPDMTFQLQTTYSYKFLGLNPANDQDSWYKSGFGRGAIIGVLDTGVWPESPSFDDRGMPQVPKKWRGICQEGQEFNSSNCNKKLIGARFFTKGHRVASTRTSTDIYQEYVSPRDSHGHGTHTSSTAGGASVPMASVLGIGAGIARGMAPGAHIAVYKVCWINGCYSSDILAAMDLAIRDGVDVLSLSLGGFPLPLFADSIAIGSFRAIEHGISVVCAAGNNGPLQNSVANEAPWIATIGASTLDRKFPAIVRLGNGKFLYGESMYPGNRLSNTERELELVYVTGGDTGSEFCFRGSLPKEKVRGKMVVCDRGVNGRAEKGQAVKEAGGAAMILTNTEINLEEDSVDVHVLPATLIGYAEALRLKTYINTTSKPKAQIIFGGTVIGKSKAPAIAQFSGRGPSLTNPSILKPDVIAPGVNIIAAWPQNLGPTGLPDDPRRVNFTVMSGTSMACPHVSGIAALIRSSHPRWTPAAVKSAIMTTAEVTDHSGQPIMDGNKPAGLFAIGSGHVNPERAINPGLIYDIRPDEYVTHLCTLGYTKSEIFTITHRNVSCRELLHMNKGFSLNYPSISVMFKHGMTTKTIKRRVTNVGSANSIYSVEVTAPEGVRVRVKPQRLVFKHSNHSLSYKVWFISKKTTRKDKISYTQGHLTWVLNQNHFHRVRSPISVTWKYK
- the LOC126655663 gene encoding photosystem II reaction center PSB28 protein, chloroplastic produces the protein MATLQSLALASPVSHYLHQPCSFPGSVTCAVHRSSTRSSFNGQSLRLPHPQLSSIRKKTSRLITMMTKPSIQFILGTDEQTVPDIKLTKSKDGTNGMAIFVFEEPSVFDSSGELGDITGLFMIDEEGVLQSVDVSAKFVNGKPARIEAKYIMRTPRDWDRFMRFMERYANANGLQFVKS